The following are from one region of the Arachis duranensis cultivar V14167 chromosome 10, aradu.V14167.gnm2.J7QH, whole genome shotgun sequence genome:
- the LOC107470490 gene encoding deSI-like protein At4g17486, with protein MLRKLVTVPGKKKPGTVPVYLNVYDLTPINGYAYWLGLGVYHSGVQVHGIEYGFGAHEHDTTGIFEVQPRHCPGFTFRKSIFIGTTDLGPKDVRAFMEKLAHHYSGNTYHLISKNCNHFCNDVCLRLTGKSIPRWVNRLARLGLLCNCVLPPGLNDTKVRQVTSEKVQEGEKKKMRSQSSRYEGSSNPPSVPRGSAIKSSSQRHCLPPSSSLISAPSGSTLTVK; from the exons atGCTGCGGAAACTGGTGACGGTGCCGGGGAAGAAGAAACCGGGCACAGTGCCGGTTTATCTGAACGTGTACGATCTGACTCCCATTAACGGCTATGCATATTGGCTTGGCCTCGGTGTCTATCACTCTGGTGTTCAAG TTCATGGAATCGAATATGGTTTCGGTGCGCACGAGCACGATACGACGGGGATCTTCGAGGTTCAGCCACGGCACTGCCCTGGCTTCACTTTCAGGAAATCGATATTCATAGGAACAACGGATCTGGGCCCCAAAGATGTTAGGGCTTTCATGGAGAAGCTTGCTCACCACTACTCTGGCAACACCTACCACCTCATCTCCAAGAATTGCAACCACTTTTGCAACGATGTTTGCCTCAGGTTAACCGGAAAATCTATCCCTAGATGGGTTAATCGACTTGCTAGACTCG GTCTTCTCTGCAACTGTGTTCTTCCTCCGGGGCTTAACGACACCAAGGTTCGACAAGTTACATCAGAAAAGGTTCAggaaggagagaagaagaagatgaggagTCAATCAAGCAGGTACGAGGGTTCCTCCAATCCTCCATCAGTGCCACGAGGTTCGGCGATTAAAAGTAGTAGCCAAAGACATTGCCTTCCACCATCTTCGTCCCTGATTAGTGCTCCTTCGGGTTCAACCTTAACAGTAAAGTAA
- the LOC107470423 gene encoding uncharacterized protein LOC107470423, protein MANESHLKGQAILAPTINVIDEVNDYLTALNNNECKTYVGSNTCVSEGGVNAIEAIHTPEFLAIIRFLGVPNHEMKLKVGCPVMHIRNIDHSPGFCNGTWLIITILGEKVIEVKLLNSKNYVDKVVIPRITLTPSDVRLPFRF, encoded by the coding sequence ATGGCTAATGAAAGCCACTTAAAAGGTCAAGCAATTTTAGCTCCTACAATTAATGTCATAGATGAGGTGAATGATTACCTGACTGCATTGAACAACAATGAATGCAAGACGTATGTTGGTTCCAATACATGTGTTTCCGAGGGAGGTGTCAATGCAATTGAAGCCATCCACACACCGGAGTTTTTAGCAATAATTAGGTTCTTAGGGGTTCCAAATCATGAAATGAAGCTAAAGGTTGGTTGTCCTGTTATGCATATTAGAAACATTGATCACTCACCAGGGTTTTGCAATGGTACGTGGTTGATAATTACAATACTTGGAGAAAAAGTCATCGAGGTAAAATTGTTAAATTCCAAAAATTATGTCGATAAGGTCGTCATTCCAAGAATAACGCTCACACCGTCAGATGTCAGGTTACCATTTAGATTCTAA